Part of the Triticum aestivum cultivar Chinese Spring chromosome 4D, IWGSC CS RefSeq v2.1, whole genome shotgun sequence genome is shown below.
GGTTATATATAACATCACAACATGAGACAATTTTGTGGTTCTCCGTCAGTGGCGGAGCTTCAACAGAATTTGAGAGGGGGCTAAATGAGTTATAAATAGAGTTGAGGGGGCTAATCTAATGTATTGTGTTAAATTTGACCCTAAAAGAGTTAAATATATATGTGTTTATGTAAAGAAATAGGTTTGGTTGAGGGGGCAATGGCCCCCTTTGGCCCTCACTAAGCTCCGCCACTGTTCTCCGTGGTTTCATGCATGCATGTTCATCTCTTAAATTAAACTTGGCAAGAGGATTTTGGCGCATCATCGCCTTCTTGACAAGAAGTGTACATATAACTTATATACCATTGGCTCCCAGGGCAAATTCTTCATGACCCTCGCCGTCCCCACTTTGCTCGTCGTGACCACGGgactctcctcttttttctttttcaataTAGTGACATTATTTATACATTTAACATACTTTGCCAATGTGTGGTTGTGTTGGTTTGATGTAGATGTTGTGCCAGCTCAGGCGGCGGAGTGCAAGACGGTGATCACCCCGTTCAACGGTATGTGAAATGCTGGATAGCAGCTGCACCAACATGTGCATCACCGAGGGGTTCACGTTGGGTGGAGAGTGTGAAGACCTCTGCTGGCAATGCATGTGCAATATGCCATGCTAGGTCTTTGAATCCAAGTGAAGGCAAGTCAGCAACTTGTCAAGGGCATCTCTTGTTTCCCATGTTAAATAAAGCAAGGACACAAAgtattctttttttctattttctaaaaggccaaatataatactccctccatcccacaaaTTGGTGtagtaacatcttatattatgggacccgggggggggggggggggggacttctcaAAGTACTATATATATTGTGTATTTTTCACATGTTCGTTTTCGTATTTTCGTGTTTCTTCTTACCGGAGATTTCCAATTTGATGTGTTGTAAACTTGAAGTTGGCCGTTTGGTCTATCTTTGTGTAAGATCATTTCTTTTCGGAGGTATATTTGTGAATGTGTGATCTAGTACTATTGCAGTACACCTATCCGTGATTTGTGCTAACATTAGGAATGTGGAGCTTCACTTCCAATATGGAAAGACATCAATCCAGTTGATAATCTCAAGCTAGAACTGTTAATCTATGATCTACATTTTTTTAGACAACCCTATGATCTACATGTATTTCTCTTGGCCCTCTCTGTTTTACAATACAAAATGAACTCGATCAAGCTACATTATATATAGGGCGGGCCCATTAGCACAGGTTGGCAGGATTTCCCCCCTTTtatttgtgttattttttgtgtctCAAAAAGTAGTATTATTTTTTAATTTAAAAACAAATAATTTTTAAAGTAACTTCACAATGTATTTTAAAATCTCATCACATTTAAATTGCTTCAcatatttaaaaaatatgttcatgcattttggaaaaatgttcatgaaatctAAAAGAAGTTTTCATCGAGTTTGAAAAGGTGTTCACACTTTTTATATTCATACACTATTTAAAAACTTCATACAATTAAAtattcatgtatttagcataaacgttcatgtattttcaaaataaatcATGAAATTTAAAATGGGCTCATGAAAGATGTTCAcgtgttttgaaaaaaaaatggtatttgtcgaaaaaggtttttatATATATGGATTAGTTACAGTTAAAACTGGGAAAATAAAAGAGTAAAGGGAAAATATTTGAAATTAACCAAATAGGAAAAAAAGGGTAAATTATGCCCAAAATTATAAAAGCTAAATACGGAAAACCGAAAAAAAGGATAAGAACAAAAACTAAAATCCAGAAAACTGTACGAAAACCGTTTGCCAAAAGAACTATGATCATGTATTTCTCTGGTCTCTCTCTCTGTACAGTACAAAATGAACTCGATCAGAAAATAAAACTCCCTTgtacaaaaatgaaataaaataaaactcCCGCTACCTTATATATAGGGCCGGCTCATTGGCCCAAGGGGCTGGATTTTTTTCCGTTTTTATTTGTGTCAAATTTTTTTATTTCAGTTTTATTTGAAAAATAACTAACATTTAGGTAATTTCAAAATGTATTTTAACAAATATCTGTGGCACTTAAATTGCTTCACATACTATAAAATATGTTTGCGCACTTTGAAAAATGCTCATGAAATTTAAAATAAGTGTTCACGAAATTCGAACAGCCATGATTTGTAGGAATGTGGAGCTTCACCTTCAATATGGAAACACATCAAACCAGTCGGCAATCTCAAGCTAGCAACTGACGCTCACGACCTACTGCTTTAAATATTTCTCTAGCTATTATTTACAGTACAAAACGAACACGATCAAGCGCACAAACTAGTCTCATCAGTCACCTCTGAGCGTCAACCACTCTCTCTGTCCGAAAGCCCCTGGGGTACACGAGCACGGAGTCGACGCAGAGGCCGCCCTTGGTGTGGGTGCAGTCGATCTGCGCCATGGAGAACTTGACCCTCACCGGCCGTCCCTGACCGTGCTCCTCCGTGTCCGGGGCGACCACGAAGTCGCCGGCGTGGTACAGCGCCCAGCTCCCCGGCTCGTCGTCCAGGTAGCGCTGCGACACGGCGTTCTGGCCGTCCGACGTCGACAGCTGGAACCGCACCGGCTTCCTGTCCCAGCCGTGGATGCCGCTGCCGGCGTTCTTCTCGGAGCCGCAGCCGCGGCGGCCGGCGTGCCTGGAAGAAGAGGGCTTCCCGAGGTGGAGCCTGAAGTAGAGGCTGTAGGTCCCCGCCGGGAAGCGGAAGTCGATCTCCCCGACCACCTCGAACCACCAGATTTGCTGCAGGTACGCCACGGACTGGAACCTGCAGGGGCGAGCAGAGAAAGAAAGGTTCAGATTTGTGTAacaatcttttttttctttttgcgggaTCTTTGTGTAACAATCTGACCAAACAATCATCATCAAGTGAAATAGAATTATATATATATGCAACGATTTGTTGGTCGTATTCAACGATTTTGTTGGTTGCATGATCTATGAACATTTCAAAAGAAAGGGACGTAAGGGTTGACACGATATTTCAAATGTCAGTACTACaaaaatatatatttgaaaaaTTCAAGCCCCGTCGAAAATATCTCTACTCACGAACTATCTCCTGTCAATTATTGCCGGTGTCCATGATTACCTCATCGATATGCAAGGTGGCAACCGCGGTATTTGGAGCAATACAAGTTTGTCAAAAAGGGATGAAAGCTACTTTGTTTCACTCTTTTTGGCATCATCAACGGTATAATGGTAGATATTTCTTTTACATAAAGATAATGGTAGATATTTTCATTCTACTAGTACAAATTAAACAAGGTAGAGATGTGTGATATGCAAAACAGAAGATGAGAAACATTAGTAGTACCAAGCATATGATTGGAAGCAAGATCTGAATTCAAAATTACCTAGACTCTGTATTTGGCATGTGAACCCAATATCTCCTGTCATCGATCCCCGTTATCACCAACGATTTCGAGGATAATGCCATGCAAACCATGCCTGTGCTCTTCTCCAACCAGAATTCCTGCCGGGCAAACAGAGGAGTGTTCTTCGTCAAAACAAGAAACAGAGATACACGAGTGTAAGAAATCGATTGTAAAACCATTCTCAAAGAAGAGATTAAGGCTTTTCGTGCACGGCATATTTTGCATTAGTCTATGGTGACATAGCACAAGCGGGAACTTTTAAAACGGGCCTATCATGATTTCCTCACAGCTCATAGTTTCTTGCTTTTTCTTAGTTTCTTGTACAACAGGTATGGAACTTTAACCCCAAATTACTAAAGCAGCTGTAAGTTCTTATCAAATTAAATTTTGTAAAGATTTAGACAATTTTCCTTGAAATTCTGGCATCAGTTTAGAGAACCAAACATATTAATAGTCAAAACGTAGGGAAGGTATGAacaattatttcaaaaaaaatatgaacaaaTTCAGAACACCGTTACGTTTTCTAAACAGGCTATTGAAATATCTACGGGTTTTTTTTTGACGAAAAATATCTAGAGTTTAGATTTCCAACGATCTCTCAAAATTCCATTTCAGTCCCACAAAACTGCTGGAAGAACACTGTGGAAATCAAAATGAAATTATCCACACACACAGTGATTATAACTTTATAAGGAAGAAAAATCTCACCCTTTTGCCGTCGTCAAACCGCACTGCCTTGGCGAGCCTGGCGTAGACCTCCTTCTTCCCCACGGCGCCCCTCTTCCCACCCCCTTCCACGTCCTCCCCGGCGCTGCCACGGACGAACCCCATGAGGTACCCGTAGTTCTCCGGCAGCTTGGCCTCCCACACGAAGTCGGCGCCCGCGGCGCTGCGGAACGCGCGGTTGAGCCGCGCGAGCCGGCATATGTCGGGCGCGCCCAGCCGGAGCAGCACCTCCCCCGCGCACAGCTCCGGCATGTCGCCCAGCCCggaccccgccgcctccgccggtgcCGCGAGGTCCGACGCGCCCGCGCCCATGCTGCCTATGCCTGGCTCCGCGGCGCGAGGAACGCCGCGCTTGATTCCAGTGCTGCTCGTAGCTCTCGTGATGAGCTCGTACCAGATAGCTAACGCGCCAAGAACAAGCAGGCCGGAACTTGTGGACGGCCTTGCAGGAGGGAGAAGGAATCGGATGCGGAGAATCGGGTTGGTATGAGCGAGTGCTGGAATCTGTTCGAAGCTGGAGCGCGTGGTGCTCGTGTGACGGAAGAAACGGGAGCGCGAACGAGGGCGAGAGGAAAGGGAAGAGGCGAAGAATGCGGGAAGGGGAAGCGCGGGGTGGCCGGAACGGACCAATTTATTATCCTCCCGGGCGACTTCCTCACTTCGGGGGCtcgacccgttggctgggcagctTGGGTTGCCCGGGTTCGAGCCTCGGCTCTTACACGCGGTCCTcgcggagtttctcctataaatAAAAGCCAACGAGGGTTAGCCTTTAGGTTGGTCTTTTTTTGACTTCCTCTCTTCTTGTGTCACAAAAACCCCTTTCAAAAGTTGAAACTGCCGACGGGTTCCAtgagctttggcggccgcttagccgcccccaggaccgAGACGTCATCTCCGCCTTCTTCGCCGACCTTCGCTCGATGGTTGTTCGTCtatcgccgccgcctccaccgcctcccccCGAGCCAGATTAGGGGCCAGGCGCTCTTCCCGGCCTCCCCCGGTCTTTTTTTTGGGCTTGTTGAACTGTGCCCTTAGTAGAATCTTTGTACTCTATGTCGTGCAttttgggtgtgtgtgtgttgtgaaCTAGTCCGTGTATGATTGCtttgtggtggtttgttttatttataaagcggggcgaaagtctTTTTCGGTAAACCGCCGACGGGTTTTGGGTACCAAACGTCATATACGGTTTCGGATTGCGACGCACCACTAGTGTCTGCTGCATTAATAGTACAACAGCTTGGGCTCAATGTTTTCCATTTCGGAAACAGATTCCAAATGTAATTTTTCTTGAAGAAAGTTTACCAAATTATGACGATGTTTGACTAAAAAACTGAATTTAATTCGGATATAGTCTAAAATTTCAAGATAGAAAATTCCTCTACTACTACTTCACATCCACTCGTGGAAAAGATCGTGTTTTTAACGGTGTAACCCACTACTCGCTGGCCGTCGTATGCACAGCAAGGCACCAAAACCTTACCATTTTTGCCCCACCCTTTGATCCTTGTCTCCCCACACAACCATCTTCATCGCCAAGTGATGACGCAATTGAAGGCATAGTCAAAGCAAAACCATAAGAACAGAAACAGGCACCAACTAAAAATTTGGACAACTTTTTAAAAAATAGCGATATTTGTGAGAATATGGAATGCACTTTTAGGAAAAAAGTACAATAAGTAAACACGGCAACAATGGTTCAAAAAAACATGACAACATGGACTAGCCCTTGTGTTATTTTGTTAAGAAGAAATATAGGCACATGGCGAATGTAGCCAAGGATCAAACTCGGGTAGCGGGCTAGGTCGCCTGGCTAGCCGCATGCCGCTAACCAATTGATCAATGTCCATTTTTCGTCATTGGGCTTCCCGGTTTTGTTACGAAAATAAACCGCATATTTCAACAACTCGGTATAATTCTACCACAATCTGTATCATACTTTTTCAAGCCCAGtaatactccccccccccccccccaaaaaaatcgACAAAAGAAACAAAGATATATAATCCAGAACAGTTCAAAGCTGATAATTTTTTCCCAAAAAATGATTGTTGCCAACTTTGCCGCTTCCGATAATCTGGTTATAACGAGACGCCCAACTAATGAAGCTTTCGGCCGAACTAAACTAATAATCAAGCTGTTGTGACCTTTGCTAGCTCCAAAAGTGCAATccaatattattattttttgcgGGTGCAATCCAATATTGTTAACTGTTAAGAGCTAGGATCCCCACTTTTCTATGCATCGTGAAAATAATTAAGTTTGGTAGCTTAAATTCGATGAACCCAGAATCTGATGAAACCAACATTTCTGCTGCCTTGGTGTAAAGAAGGCATGGGACATCCTGAGATCTTTGTTTATCCGGCTAACCAATCTTGATTGCTGCCTTTCCGTCTCAGCGGCCACCTAATTTGTGGATCCAATTCAACCTCGCATGATGCACTCTTTTTCTATAGTTGGGGAATAAAGAGCAAGAAAATTTCTTGGCTCTACATCATACCAAGGACTAAACAAAACAAAGGGAAAACCAAAGAATGAAACCGAACACAGTCTACTCCTTCTGTATTCGAAATAAATGCATGCAGACCAAGGAATGGAGTAAAGAGTTCAAATCTGCATGCTTAATCCCTAACTAAGCCTATGCCAAAAACCCAAAACTAATCTCTCCTCAACCACAGCGACTTAATCCACTTCTTTTCGCAACTGATGGCACGCACGGACGCACCTGCGAACGGCGGTTTTCTGCTTCGGCGGCATTCTTATtctcccttttccttttcttttcttcctatgaCATACGGGCCCCACACATCTGCAATAACTGTCGTCATCCTAGTTGTTTGCCCTTTGCCATGTCACCCTGGTTGGTGGGCCCTGCCTGTCAGTTTTTCTGCCAATATGTGATCAATAGACTGGTTAGTGCTTTCGGCAACACGATTACTCAAAATCGATATTTTTGGCAAACTTTTATGAAAACTGTGTTTTTTGGCACTGACGCAATTTTGGTGTTTTTTTTGGCAATTTACTCGTTTTGGGAACAAAACGCCAGATACGGTTTTGGGTTGCGACACACCACTAGTTATTGGCGCTGCTACATTGGAGTAGACCACTTTGGGCTAGGAGGGGCTCAATGTTTACAGTTTCGAAAACAAATTGCAAATGTAATTTTTCCGGAAGAAATCAAATCATGACGATGTTTGACTAAAAACCGGATTTAATTTGAATGTCAAATCATGACTCTTCATTGGTGAATGATGCCGCCATTGAAGGCATAGTCGAGCAGAAAGAAGTACCAACTAAGTTTGGACAATTCAAGAAAAATATATAGATGGTAAATCACTAAGCTTTCAAAAAAAACATGGCAACACGGACAAGCCCCTATGGTATTTTGTTAAGAAGAAATATAGGCACACACCCAATGGAGCCAAGGATCAAACGCAGGTGGTGGGCTAGGTCGCCCAGCTAGCCGCATGCCACTAGCCAATTGATCAATTTTCACTGAGCTTTCCGCTTTTATTACAAAAATAAACCGCATATTTCAACTACATGGTATAATTTCAGCACAGTCCTCAAACCTTAGTTTTGAACAACTTGTATCATAGTTTTCTCAAGCCCCGTCCTCCCGAAATGACTAAAAGAAACAAGGGAGAAATAATCCAAAACTGAGGTTCAAACCCGATAGAAATTTCCCAAAAATCGTTTGGTGCCAGCTTTGCCGCTTCCGAGATTCTGTTTAACGAGACGGCCAACTAATGAAGCTTTCGGTCGAGCTAAACTATTAATCAAGTTGTCGTGACCTTTGCTAGCTCCGAAAGTGTAACCAAATATTATTAGCCGTTAAGAGCTGGGATCCCTACTTTCTATCTAGCATGAAAATAATTAGTTTGCTAGCTAAAATATCAGATGAACCGAGAATCTAATGAAACCACAATTTCCGCTGCCTTGGTGTAAAGAAGGCATGCGGCACCCTGAGCTCTTTGTTTATACGGCTAACCAATCTTGATTGCTGCCTTTCCGTCCCAGCGTGCCACCTAAATCGTGAATCCAATCTAGCCTTGCATGAGTAGTTGGGGAATAAAGAGCACGAACATTA
Proteins encoded:
- the LOC123099058 gene encoding F-box protein PP2-A13 gives rise to the protein MGAGASDLAAPAEAAGSGLGDMPELCAGEVLLRLGAPDICRLARLNRAFRSAAGADFVWEAKLPENYGYLMGFVRGSAGEDVEGGGKRGAVGKKEVYARLAKAVRFDDGKREFWLEKSTGMVCMALSSKSLVITGIDDRRYWVHMPNTESRFQSVAYLQQIWWFEVVGEIDFRFPAGTYSLYFRLHLGKPSSSRHAGRRGCGSEKNAGSGIHGWDRKPVRFQLSTSDGQNAVSQRYLDDEPGSWALYHAGDFVVAPDTEEHGQGRPVRVKFSMAQIDCTHTKGGLCVDSVLVYPRGFRTERVVDAQR